One genomic region from Equus asinus isolate D_3611 breed Donkey chromosome 10, EquAss-T2T_v2, whole genome shotgun sequence encodes:
- the LOC106830844 gene encoding olfactory receptor 1L4-like, with product MEIKNYSSSTSDFILLGLSSNTQLQKPLFAIFLIIYLVTLVGNVLIILAIHSDSRLHTPMYFFLSNLSCMDICFTTDIVPKMLVSFLSETKSISYVGCLIQMYFFMAFGNTDSYLLASMAIDRLVAIWNPFHYDMVMNPQRCLLMLLGSCTISHVHSMLHVLLISRLSFCASHVIKHFFCDTQPVLKLSCSDTSSNQIVLMTESLAVIATPFLCVLFSYLRIIITVLRIPSAAGKWKTFSTCGSHLTVVVLFYGSIIYVYFRPLSMYSVVKDRVATLMYTVVTPMLNPFIYSLKNKDMKMGMRKLRFRIHS from the coding sequence ATGGAAATAAAGAACTACAGTAGCAGCACCTCAGACTTTATCCTCCTGGGCCTTTCTTCCAACACTCAGCTGCAGAAGCCCCTCTTTGCCATCTTCCTCATCATCTACCTGGTCACCCTGGTGGGGAATGTACTCATCATCCTGGCCATCCACTCGGACTCCCGGCTCCATACccctatgtacttttttctcagcaaCCTGTCCTGCATGGATATCTGCTTCACAACAGACATTGTGCCCAAGATGCTGGTGAGTTTCCTGTCAGAGACAAAGTCTATCTCCTACGTGGGCTGCCTCATTCAGATGTACTTCTTCATGGCCTTTGGGAACACTGACAGCTACCTACTGGCCTCTATGGCCATAGACCGGCTGGTAGCCATCTGGAACCCCTTCCATTATGATATGGTTATGAACCCACAGCGTTGCCTCCTCATGCTGCTTGGTTCTTGTACCATCTCCCACGTGCACTCTATGCTTCATGTGCTACTCATTTCCCGCCTGTCTTTCTGTGCCTCCCATGTCATTAAGCACTTTTTTTGTGATACCCAGCCTGTGCTAAAACTATCCTGCTCTGATACCTCTTCCAACCAGATTGTGCTAATGACCGAGTCCCTGGCTGTCATTGCGACCCCCTTCCTGTGCGTCCTCTTCTCCTACCTGAGAATCATCATTACTGTGCTCAGAATCCCCTCTGCAGCTGGGAAGTGGAAGACCTTCTCTACCTGTGGCTCCCACCTCACTGTAGTGGTCTTGTTCTATGGAAGTATAATCTATGTCTACTTTAGACCCCTGTCCATGTACTCAGTGGTTAAGGACAGGGTTGCCACACTTATGTACACAGTAGTGACACCCATGCTGAACCCTTTCATCTACAGCCTGAAGAACAAAGATATGAAGATGGGTATGAGAAAATTAAGGTTCAGAATTCACTCATAG